The genome window CAGCATCAGCTCCGGGGCAATCTCCAGGCGCTCGGCTTCAGCCTGTCCCAACGCCCGCAGGCGCTTGACCAGGGCGGACGCCTCGATGGGCAACGGCTCGGCCACGGCCGGCGGCCATTGCTCGGGCGGAATGCTGGCGGCGCGCTGGATCAAGTCCAGCAGAAACTGGCCGTCCTGGCGCACGGTACGCGGGTGCATGTCTTCGATCTTCGCCAATGCGCCGAGGTTATCCGGCTGGGTGCGGGCCAGGGGCCACAGCGAATGCTCGCGAATGATGCGGTTACGCGGCAGGTCACGGGCCCGCGCCTCGCGCTCGCGCCAGGCGCACAACTCGCGCAGCACGGCTAATTGAGCCCGGGACAGCTTCCAGGCCAGCTTGGCCTCGCGGTAGACCTCGTACGGGTCGACTTCGCGACGCAGGTTGGCCACCAGTTCGGCGCCGTCCTCCAGGACCCAGCGGTATTTTTCGTCGGAAAGCTTCGGGCGCAGTTGTACGAAAACCTCTGCCAGATGCACGGCATCCTCTGCCGCGTAGCTGATCTGCGTCTCGGACAGGGGCCGTTGCAACCAATCGGAACGGGTCTCGCCCT of Pseudomonas fluorescens contains these proteins:
- the rnd gene encoding ribonuclease D; translated protein: MAIDIHWIRDNDSLGQFCAEWQQLPFVALDTEFMRVDTFYPIAGLLQIGDGKRAYLIDPLTIDNWQPLAALLENPAVLKVLHACSEDLEVLLRLTGSLPAPLFDTQLAAAYLNLGFSMGYSRLVQEVLGIELPKGETRSDWLQRPLSETQISYAAEDAVHLAEVFVQLRPKLSDEKYRWVLEDGAELVANLRREVDPYEVYREAKLAWKLSRAQLAVLRELCAWREREARARDLPRNRIIREHSLWPLARTQPDNLGALAKIEDMHPRTVRQDGQFLLDLIQRAASIPPEQWPPAVAEPLPIEASALVKRLRALGQAEAERLEIAPELMLRKKTLEALIKSGFPEGPYQLPDSLRGWRRELMGQALLDSLATAGEQP